Below is a window of Humulus lupulus chromosome 2, drHumLupu1.1, whole genome shotgun sequence DNA.
GCTCATTCATCCCTTGAACATATCTTATACCCGGATTTAACTTGGCAAATACCATTAATATGCTCCTTAAAGCCTcctgaaaaaaaaaagacacCAAACTTAGCAAACTTGGATTTACCCCAGGAAGATAAGAGATTATCTATTATCAAGGACATACTTGATTAGATTTAGCAAACTGAGTGTCCCCTGAGAAAAAGTGCATGTCCGGATGAGTGCGATGCACGTCGCGGTCGATTTGCTCTATGATTTCTGTGTCCTACATAATCCATAGCTTAAGTTATGTTTTCACTAGAACGTTACCAACATGCATTCAAATTCAAACAAGAGAAAACCTTTCCAACATACATTTGCCACAGACCTACAGACAAGACCTGAAGCAGCTAACTCTAGACAGTTGACATTTTATTAATTTCATTACACATCAAAAAGCACAAAGTAGGCCATCAGCAGGATCAAAATTCATCGTTTACTTATTTTCACAGAAGAAATGTTATAGCATGGTTGTAACTTGTAAAACATCTGAATTATTGCAATGGCAAATACCTTGGCAACATAAATAGTTTTTTCTTGTAATGACAAAGCTCAACACAAATTCAACCGCAGGTCTCAAAACTCAGACATTGTATTTTCAGATGTTCTGAGGCTTTATTTTGAAAAGATAATAGAATTATCACCTTGAACCACCAGGCCGTATCAGTTTAGATACTTCAAAATTTAAAGAGCATGCCTCACACCAAAatccataattttattgaaaatggGATGACAAGTATATCTGATTCTGATCAGCAATTCCAACCATGCTCCAACTTTTTTTATATATGCAATAGCTAAAATTAAGTCGCATCTCTAAATCCAGTCTCAAGCAAAGGCCACTAGTTACCTGAAAAAACTGATTCCAGATGCTGGTCTTTCCAAGACTCAATGGATGCTCCCCATGAGTTATTTGAGATCTTGAAAGCAAACAGCGGCTCTCATAACTTGACTCATCATTGTCATAACTAGACGATTTCTCCAGCCTCCTTGTGATGTCTGACTGACTAGCCACAGAAAAATTAGGAAACCCAAATTTGTTGGGACAAAAGAGGTGAAATACATGAAAAACATTAGCTTGCTCTAAGTATTAACTTGGCACTCTTTCTTGACATTAGAATTTCACTTGCTGATACATAACTTAGCTGGACAAGCCAGCAAGCAAGAGATATTTTGATATCAAACGATTAGAGGAGAATTAAAGACAATAATTCACGTATTCATCAATGAAACACAAAACAGTCTATAAAAGCACTTTTAAATACTTGACCCTGAATTTAAAGTTTAACAAATGTCAAGAAGGATTACGAACCCAAATCTCTCCCCTAAATTTTAGAAAACGACCAATCAACTAAACATATAACCCACGCTGCAGGGTCACTCTGACCAAGTATATCAAAGTGAGTACAATATATAAACGGAACCATCTGAGTCCTAATTCATCTATTCTGGTCATATGTCAACCATGTCAGTTTAAATGTGTTGGTAGCCCTTCATGAACTTACAGATAAAATATTCTTTTAAGTTTTAAAGAAACTATAccaaaaacataaataatgatgatgatgacttAGATGGGTAATACATTCTAAATTCCAAGTCGGTTGTACTTATGTATTTCCCACTACTGATTCATCCTAAACCTCATTTTGAGACCTAACAGTTATAATGTAAAACAAGCAAAAAACATGAAATACCCAACATGACTTACAGGATTCATCAAAAGGTCATCTTTGAAATGCTTGTACTGTGACCTCTTCTTAGCTAACTCAGTCGACCAAAGACTACGATCCGGCGGTAGATAATTCAGTAAGAGCTGCAGCAATATTTAGTGTTTTTAGGTAAATGCCACAACTCAAACccatttttcattttcttttagaaaGTTAGTGCTCTAATTGAAATTCACGAGAAGGGATTGGAAAACACGCATCTGTAAACCACATTTCTCTTAAAAAAGATGGCCAAAAAAAGAAACTCTTTTTCTCTCACATTTTTTCCTACTTAACAAAGATCAATAACTAAGAAAGGAAAACTCCGCACACACCTTCCACACCGTCGAACGAATCCCGGCACCATCCGGTATACCCTGCGACGCGATTCTCCTCAATTCACGCATATTCATCGTCTTCTTTGATAGCTAAAGCACAAAATTCCTCCTTCTTCAAAACAAATTCaagccaaaaataaaataaaagcagtAATAAAATCAAAAATCAAACCTCGGCCAAGAGCTGTGCCTGACGGGAAATGTCCTCGGCGGAAGGTGCACTAGACACACCATTAACCACTTCCTCACCGAACCGCGAATCTTCAGAAATTTCACGCCTCGAAGGAGGTTCCCTCTCCGCCACAGCGGAAGGCGGCGGCACGGGGACCGGCGGATTCACTCTCGGGGGCTCGGAGGCTGAGGTTCCAGCGGCGGTGGTAGTGGAAATGGGTTTGGAGGAGTAGCGTTGGAAACGATCGTCGTCTGGAGGCGGAGTAGAGGACCAGAGGGAACTGTTGAGCCAGTCCGGTACACTCTTCTTCACCATTGTTATTGGTGAGTGATTCGAATCAAAATCAGATTCAGATTCGAATGGAATGGAATGGAATCCAACTATTagggtttttcttcttctttagttGATTTcagtttcttttcttctctctcaaATTGACAAGAAGGTGATGAAAGAAGCTTCCATTGACAATAACCTCAAACCCAACGCCAAGCCACGTTAattgtttacttttttttttctctttttctttttattttttttcttttcttttggctttaaaaataaataaacaaaattattcaAGTGCCAATAACACTATTTTGGGCATGAAAATTGctataaataatcaaataatttaaatttaaaaaaaaaaaattagttcacACATACTCTCATTTCGATTTCAATCCCAAATTTTGATACTACCACtcttataattaaattaaatattttgtgattaaattgaaaaaaaacttTAATGGACCAACTTTCTTctctattatttaaaatacatcactcaaactttaatttttctattttacatcaATTTCTTACTAAATATTATACAACAACttttctatttaatttaaatattatattttttaatatattttatttattttaactattttctctaactatcaataatatcttcATATCTCTAACTaccaataaaataatatttgatGCATCTACAATAATCTATAAATGTAGATCACTCACTATAgctttttgtaaaatatataaaaaaataaaggagttgCTCGAACAAATTTTTATCACATCTTCTCTATATTACAGCTATTGCTGTGAGTGATCTTAGTAACATTATTATCTTAAATATGATTTTTTGTACTATATATTTTCGATAATAATCATCGTAtacttttttaattaaaaattcatataaaatagTTCCATAAGTTTAAATTTGATATAAAATATAAGATACTAAATAAGTATTTTTCCATAAATATCAGGTTCCATTTtatacaaatttttaaaatatagtgTAACCGATGATTATTATCAAGAACATAAGATACAATTTTATACCAATTTTTATATTACATGTTAGCGATGATCATTATCGAAAATATAAAGTACTAAAGTTATAATtgattataatataaaataatgaataaatattttgagaaaaattaATCTTAATCAAATCCAATGtatcaatcacaaaaaaaaaatgtattaatcACAAAATATCATTAAGCTTTCTCAATCCTATATTATTATacattacaataaaataaaataatagataattccCCTAAGTAATAATTTCATCTTTAGTTAcaataaatatttaatagaaaAAGACTCCTCACTTGGTGTTGGGTAAGTGTGACATAAACTAATTAGAAACAATACATAAGTTATTTCAAAACATAAATAAGAAGTGtagtttcattatttatttatttttttataaaaagtacAATGTTACtacattaataaaattttaaaaaatgtataTTATATTTTCATTATGGTGTTTAATGTCCATTTATTGCTCTGATTCATTTATGAAATATTTATATGAAATAAAATATATAGGGGTAAGACTATGGTGTAACTATTTTTTGGTTGATGCATCGGTGTAGTCAGTGGATTATTTTCTAGTGttcaataatttataaaaaaaaatttatatgatagtGTATATTGTAGTCATTTAAAATAATtgacaaatttttaagaaattcgaAATAATTTATAGTATCAAAAATCAAGTTCAAATAGTTTTTTGCacgtgtattttttttttttatatacgcttgtaaaattcaattttttgaacattatttttggtattataaattattcgattttttttaaatttatagaatGTGTTAAATGTCTAGAATGTAcactattatttaaaaaaattatcgaGGTATAGAAAATAACGACGTAGTACATCATAGTCTTTCTTAgaatatatatatcttaaaataTAGGGAAAtaactcatttggtaccctatgtttttgcaaagtatcattttggtaccctctgttttcaataatgctcatgtggtaccctgtattttaaaattatacatatttgataccctaaactcagatttgataaataaaattttgtcaatatgatcaaactgtcatcagttatgtgtaattaagtaattagatttaaatttgaaacttacataattgacagcagtttgattaaattggtaaaattttattaattaaatttgaatttaaaataccaaatatatattattttaaaatatagagtaccatatgagcattattaaaaacagagtactttacaaaaacacataATAAAGGTGACAGATACACAACAACGGCAGCTGGCATTATATTGTGGGACTATTGGAGCTGAGATTATAGTATTTGTTGGAAAGTGTGAAGGTCCACGTGTTTGAAATTATTGCTTATTATGTATATTCTAGACATCTAGAGTAGACTGACCTACAAGTGGCCTTTGAGAGATTCAGTGAATGATTTATTTAAGATGGAGTGTAACATTATCATATTCATCAATTATAGGGATaatggccttaaaaatattagatatttcaaatatttttactcatatatcaatttttttttgcgataaaaatattacatttttattaataatttcacttaagtattaatttttttatttttgggcaATAATGTCAAATTTTTATCAATAATTATACTTAAATACCAATTttctttaaatatatattattgccaAATATATATtcctttaaatattttttataaaatatataaaatcaattttatttataaaaaaaattattcaaaaatatttGATAGTTAAGTGCAACTATTAATAAAGATTTTGTATTATTACCACCAAAGTAAAAGATTTAGTACTTAAGTGGAACTATTAACAAAGATTTTGTATTTTTGCCGTCGAAAAAAAATAATTGGTATATAAGTGAAagtatttgaaaatatttgataTTTTTACCGCCATTATCCCTGCATTATACATGATTAAGTAATACATATAGGGGATTCTACAATGCATCCCAAAAAGGGGCACGTCGGAGCACTCCTCGTATTTTCGGCCTATGAAATATTTTTGGAGCAAATTTATTTATGATTATGtatattgtaggtatttagaatttTACAACATCAAATATAAGTTCAAAATGTTTGTTGCACAcgtaattaattatttttcttttatgggCGTGAAAAgcagtttgaactttatctttgacattttaaattattcaaaaaatttaaaatttgcaaaataatctaaataactataatgtacacgattataaaaaaaatacaccaaaaaaaactccataaatatatatataggggaattctcttatagggacttcactttaagccataccgatagggctctcagtgtttacaacccgtgaacagttttcggcgcgatttttttttaccgtgtatattgtagttatttagagcatcctgcaaatttttagaaaattccgaatagtttacagtaccgaaaactaggttcaaacatgttgttgcacgcgtgactaattttttttatgctcgtggaaaacaacatgtttgaacctagttttcggtactgtaaactattcggaattttttgaaaatttgcaggatgctctaaatagctacaatatacacgctcATACAAAAAGTcatgccgaaaactgttcacagattgaaaaatactaaaagtcttaccggtagggcttaaagtgaagctcatGTAAAAGAATTGTCCTCTATAGTAATCTATAGTAATATATAGAAGTGTAGATAACTAATTAGTCTAGGAATATTCCCTATTCATAAAAGATTCCTTAGTGTATTTTGTCTTTTGTATTTTCATTGTTACTCTTCTTGTTTCTCTTCCTCCTTTATTAGTAataaatttctatttttttaaatattgattTTGCATTTCTATTTAATGTGTTTTTTTCTACTTAAgtgtttataattttattttttaaataaatatttacatgtttatatttttaaatttttattttttgttatttattatatatatgccacatatttatatatatttcttattataaattattaaaatattaatttcttactttttgacgccgtttttcgtcaacagtaaaATAAGAGTacgaaaacaataattggttatggccaagaaaaatatgataacacaaatgagattttttacgtggttcagcagttaactctgcctagtccacgagtctttgttattaaaacttaagatgatctctggaaattcttcaagaatgaattctccagagttttctctcaagatcaccaaaattcggtcccttacaatagTGCacaacctctctatttatagaggaggtttcagaataatatcccacatatttcaagaagttattctttatatgcaaataaatttaatggcattaaaagcctgtaatcctatatacaaggaaacgtcccctgaagatcaggaggCGTATAACtgcataataaatatccctttattataggggatttacaacaatcaatgCAGACAGCGTCTCTCTAAAATGACTCACTGGAATATCccaagttatcaatctacattgtcAGTGCTGTTCCCACCTGGGTCTTCTCATTAACTTTCGAGCTGTGACATCTTCCGGAGATCACGctacttcgagctcatacttatgtcaagttcggagcccctgatccgaggccatccgagATCAGACGTGTTCTGGtatctgtctttcgagcttgtaatggCTTCGAGGCTACCACCTTCGAAGTTGcgtctgcttcgcaggctcggtGCCTAGGTTACGGACatgtgttccagacattacgagtccattccttacgaatccagctttcgagatcacaaatcttatggctcgaaatctgggtgtaacacttaCTAACGAAGGAAGTGAAAAATGTTTGCTGATTTTTTATAACATATCTCAgctgattttatatatatatttaatttaatagaTAAATATCAAATAAGTATGTGTCCAACATTCTATTTGAAttttaattatggtattttaaattattcataatttcttaaaaatttgtagaAAATCTCTTGTAACTACATTATATATACACTGTCatgtgaaaaaaatatatttgcaaCTTATCAATGTACCAAAAGTACTAAAATACCTATAAATAGTGATTAAAAACAATCATTACTATAGTGGTACccatatatataatacataatcttaatttttattaaaattttcatCAATTATGTTTAAAacgaaaatatgttatattttttttattacttataatcacgtatataaatatattataaatacattatatctcttctatataataagtgtgtagataacagaaattattagttttaacagttttttattttttttagttaactttaacgaaatattcttatatttaacagaatattcttacatttaacggtagattgtaaacatgacttaaacctaaataaataattaattaaacaaattaaaatatgatattttttagatattttacaataatgattatttaaaaataataaaaccatatattttataactaataaaatttaattaaacttaaatttaaatttaacattatattaaacatataatatataatcttttgttgtcagtgccaaattcaaaaactagaacaaatataaacttaaacaaaaattaattaattaattgaaagatgatattttaaagatattttatgataatttaaatatttaaatcatatttatttaaaaataataaaggcatacatagtttttttattttataaatttgtgtgatactTTGTtgttttatcaagtgattggagccatttttctttatcaaattcaccaaaggatattgatatacattagaaactaaaaatagttgatgcatgtatactattgtctacactatgactttttctattcttattttattcctattattaatttctttttaaatattattgtattttatatatatgtcatgtagtcatgtaaatatatatctatgtcaacgttgtgtttagatgtcatatatgtaaagattatttatataaatatttatatatactataaaattataattcattttattatatatattaaaaaaaatgaattaaaattatagacaatgtttacaattttaaaattaagcaaacgtgcattgtacGTTGCTACTATTCCTCTCCAACCAAATAGTCCAAAATGTAGCGAGGACGGTACACTGCTATAAGCGCATCAACCTCTTACCTCCCTCCAATTGAGAAAGGAACAAGTGCGCACAAGAGGAAGGCATACACAAATCAACGCCGAACTCTTGTAAAACTTTATTCCATAAAAAACTTGCAAACTCTTTATCAACATCTCATTTACATATTCCTTAAGAGACTATCCTCAGCTTTATTTTTCTCCACTTGACAGGCCCACCTACTAAGAGACATGACGTGATTTTTTTCTAAgatcaatgaccacgaactcataGAATTTTGATAACAACAAACTCTAGGCCGTTTAAGTTGAGAGCCCATGTAAACGTCGTCTCTGGACCTCTTCATCTCTCTAAACAAAATTTCCTTTCTCTTCAGTAAAAGACCATGCTTCGAACTCCGATTCAAAGCCGAAAAAAGCTACAAAACCAACCCCTTCATTAAAACTAAAGCAAAGACCACGAAAGCAAATCTAAAGCCAATTAAGAAATttgaaaatacaaaataataataataataatgcaaaaaaaaaaaattacacaggCAAACATATAATTCTAATTCACACCTCTTAAACAGATCACCACAAAAAATACAACAAATTACATTTCTTGAAGCCAAAGCACCTCTAAGAAAAATTGCAGAGAGAATACGCAAAAcaaaacagaaaccaaacttTAGAAACAAAAACAGTTATAgatttaatatattatatgttattgaAGCAATTACTATTTGAAAATGTGTCTCAAAATAATTCTTCACGTAGACAATAACTTTCTACTTAAATAATATTGTACATTTTAATAATCATGTTATTTATTATCCAATTAATTTGTTGAATATTATATCGtttctaaaaaatataaaatataacgtgcattgcacgtattTTATATGGCCACCATGAACACAATACACAATATGCCCTTTGAGTTACAACTTCCATTGTCTATGCCTCCTGTGCTTTACTGTGATAATCTCAGTACTTTGAGTTTAGCCTCTAATCTGATCCTTCATAATCGCTCTAAACATATTGAGATCGATCTTCATTTTGTTTCAAGAGAGAGTTACTGCTGATCAGTTAACTCTTGCTTATGCGTCGTCTGAATCGCAGCTTGCTAATTGTTTAACAAAACCATTGGTTACTGCACGTTTTTTGTCTCTTCGCACCAAACTTAGTGTCCTTCCCAGGCCGCTGAGTTTGCGGGGATGTTAAGCCTTAGTTAATTACATGTTTTAGTTAATTGCATTATGTTAAAGTTAGTTTTTACTGTATTGGGCCTATTACCCTTTTAGGGTCCATTTCTTTCTGATGTACACATATATATGACTCTCTTTGTACTCGCTTGGAATGTGATAGGAAATACAATTAACATTTTACAAATTCCTTCTATTACATTTTATTACAGAAATCAACAATACAACATTTTTCATGTTTCTGTCTCTGTGCTTTAAGCTTGGTAAACCGAACGAACGAGCTTTGCCTTTACCCATTTGGCGATGAAGCTCAACAGGGACCCATTGAGGGCAACTCCAACTGGACTACAAAATAGTAAATATAGTGTTAAAATAGTACAAAATCAAATCCAACACAACTCTATTTATCTCATTATTATGCTCTCAAGCTACAATACCTTACTAAATATGGAGTATTGTAGTAACGgcaaaaacaaaaagaaatactatttttctttttatattagtatttaataataaatatatatgtatattattttatatataagataaaataataaataatatacttttcggtaaaaaaaataaaaattctattagtatttaataataaagataaaataataaagaatataatCTTTGATATGGAGAAAATATATAGTGATAAGGTTTAGTGTTACTGCATCACTATATATTTTGTTATGGGGTTGAAAATGGCTGAGTTTCTCAGAATTAACTTCTTATGAAACGCCTTATGAAATGTGACTCAACTCTACTACCTCTGCCACTGTCATCCGCTTTCGCCATCGGATATCAACTTCTTTGCCGGTCTTTGAGTTCGTCAAGTTCCACAGATCAACGTAAATGGAACCCAAAGACCAGTGTGATCATTACGAGCCCAACTTTATTTGCCATGGAGTCTTGTGCCACCATGCTCGAGATGAAGCAAATTCAAGCTCAAATGACTCGCACTGGCCTCATTACCGACACTTTTCCGGCGAGCCGGGTCTTAGCCTTCTGCGCTCTCGCTGATTCGGGCGACATTCGCTACGCGCACGCTTTCTTTAACCAGATTGAGAAACCCAATACTTATATGTGGAATACAATGATCAGAGGCTATTTGAAAGCTCAAGTTCCTGAAAAGGGGTTTTCCTTCTTTGGCCAGATGGTCCGGGAAGGCGTCGAAATGGACGGGCTTAGCTTTGTTTGGGTGCTTAAGGCATGTGGGAACTTTCCGGGAATTTCAAAGGGAAACTTGGTCCACTGTGCGATTTGGAAGATGGGTTTCGATATCGATTTGCTAGTACGAAATGGGCTTATACACTATTATGCTGATCGTGGTTGTTTATTAGTTGCACGCAAAGTGTTTGATGAAAGTTCTGTTAGGGATGTCGTTACTTGGACTACGTTGATTGATGGGTACGCGGCCCATGATTGCTTGGATAAGG
It encodes the following:
- the LOC133819843 gene encoding uncharacterized protein LOC133819843 — protein: MVKKSVPDWLNSSLWSSTPPPDDDRFQRYSSKPISTTTAAGTSASEPPRVNPPVPVPPPSAVAEREPPSRREISEDSRFGEEVVNGVSSAPSAEDISRQAQLLAELSKKTMNMRELRRIASQGIPDGAGIRSTVWKLLLNYLPPDRSLWSTELAKKRSQYKHFKDDLLMNPSDITRRLEKSSSYDNDESSYESRCLLSRSQITHGEHPLSLGKTSIWNQFFQDTEIIEQIDRDVHRTHPDMHFFSGDTQFAKSNQEALRSILMVFAKLNPGIRYVQGMNELLAPLYYVLKNDPDEENVANAEADTFFCFVELLSGLRDNFCQQLDNSVVGIRSTITKLSQLLKEHDEELWRHLEITTKVNPQFYSFRWITLLLTQEFNFADSLHIWDFLLSDPEGPQETLLRVCCAMLILIRRRLLAGDFTSNLKLLQNYPPTNISHLLYVANKLRTQPSA